The Arthrobacter sp. D5-1 genome segment ACCACCGTGCGGGTCCGCTGCTGATCGCGGATACTGCCTACGCGGCGGTGGCCTTGGTTCACCATGCCGCTGCCCGGGGTGTGGACGCCCGGTGGGATGCCGTGGCACCCCGCCGTTGGCCGGGCTCTGTTCCGGAGTTCGCGCTGGCCACGGTCTCTCTGGGAGTGTCCCCGGCGAGGTGCCGGCAGCCCCGCCATGACCGGATCGCCGGGGTTTCGGAGGCGCAGCTGGCTGCCCGCAGGAGCTGTGGGTTATCCCGCTTGCGTGCCCGCCCGGCCGCCGACGCAGGCCGGGTGGTTGGGGAACTCCTGGACCGTTCCTTCCTTTCCTTCCCGCAGCCAGCCCCTTCGTCCTGCCGTGCCCGGGTCCTGTCCGCGGAGTCGCTCCGTGATCCGGAACTAGCCGATCGATGTGCCGGGCAGTCCTGGGTCAGGAGCCTCGACGCCCTGTTGGTTTTCGAGATCCTGGGCACGCCAACCCCGGCTGCCATGTGGTGGACCGCCACGTTGGCCGCTCATATCCTCTACACCGCGCTTGGCGCGGACCTGCCCCTGGAATTTCGTCCGGTGGGCGGTTGGACCGGCTCCCGCTGCGGCTGGACCACACTCCATGGGCTGGGCGTAGCAATCCGGAAACCACTCACCACAAACCACGAAAGGGCCGCGAATGCTGGTCAATAAGAGGCTCTTCCAAATGACGGCTGGGCACCGCGGCCGGCTGGCTGGAGTGACAGCCCTGCTCTGCGTCACCACGGCGAGCTACTGGTTGCAGGCGTGGTTCCTGGCCCAGGCCCTGGCGGCGCTGGTGGTTCTGGTGCGGGTTCCCGGAAACCCCGACGGCGGCACGTACGTGCCGCTGGCTCCCTACCTTGCCGGGGTTCTCGCCTGTGGCCTGGGGCGCCTTGTGATCCAGCAGTTCCACGCCCGGCTTGCCAGTTCTTTGGGCTCCGGGGTGCGGTTGCAGGTACGACGGAAGTTGGCCGACAGCCTGCTCCAGCCCGAACGACTCAGGGATACCTCGGACCGCGGCGGAGCCCGGCGGCTGGCCCTGAGCGAGGGTGTGGACGGAGTGGACAGCTACATCAGCCAGTACATCCCCCACGCTTTCCAAGTGCAGATAGTGGTGCCCGCGCTTCTTGTCTGGATCGCGTGCCTGAATCCCTTGCTGGCACTCGCCTTGGCCCTTGCCGTGGCCGTGGCTGTTGGTGCGCCGAAACTCTGGGGAAAGGCCTTGGCGAAACGCGGAAAGCAGCACTGGGACAGTTACGAGGCACTCAGTGCCGACTTCCTGGAGGCCCTTCAAGGGATGCGGACCCTCAAGATCCTTCACGCGGTTCCCCGGACCAGGGCGCGGCTCCATCACAGGTCCCAAGAGCTTCATAAAGCAACCGTGTCCACCATGCGCACGTCCTTGGTGGACACGGCGTTGGCGGACTTCGGAATCCAGTCAGGGATGCTGGCCGCCGCCGCGCTGGCCGCATACGCAGCGCTGGGGCAGCGGCCGTTGCCCGGACCGGAGACTGCGGCGATCACGTATTTCCTGCTGATGCTCTCGTCGGAAGTTTTCAGGCCGGTGCGGGATCTTGCACGGCAATGGCATGCCGGGTATCTGGGGCTCTCGGCCTTGGGCAGTATTGACGCGGCGGGAGGCGCGGACGCCCGCGGCGATAGCACGCTGACGGGCGAGGGGCAGGCGCGTTCCGCGCAAGTAGACCCTTCCGCGCCCGGGATGCGCCCCGGCGTCGTGCCTCCCGGTCGTCTCACTCTGCAGAACGTGAGCTTCCGATACTCAGCTGCGGACCCCTGGGTTCTGCGGGATGCGTCGGCGGAGATCCAGCCCGGCGGCCTCACCGCGCTGGCGGGGGTGTCAGGGGCGGGGAAGAGCACACTGTTCGATCTTCTGCTGGGTTTCCTGCCGGCGGGGGAGGGCCGTATCCGCCTGGACGGTCAACCACTCAGGCCAAGTGACGTCAGCGTGGTCTCACAACGCAGCTACCTCTTTCCGGGGACCATCCGGGAGAACCTCCGCGTGGTGGCGCCTGCTGCTACGGAGGAGGAGATCCAGCGTGTCGTGGAGATTGCCGGCCTGGCAGACGATCTGCGGCAGTGGCCCCACGGGCTGGACACTGTGCTGTCCGAAGGGGGCGGATCCGTCTCGGGAGGCCAGCTCCAGCGGCTTTCGATTGCACGGGCACTCCTGGTGGACAGGCCGGTTCTCCTGCTGGACGAGCCAACGTCCGCCCTCAACACCGAGCTCGCTGGGCGGGTGTTGGAGGGGCTTCGCCGCGAAGCCGGACGCCGGATTGTGCTCATGATCGCCCACCGGCCCGAAGCCCTCGCTGCCGCGGACACCGTACTCCGCCTGGCACACGGCCAACTCCACACACAGCAACAGGAAGCAGCCACGTTATGAGCCTCACCGCACGCACACCCCGCAACCCGCTCCTGGGTTTGGTTCCGCACATGTCCGGCGAGTGGGCAGGGATAGTGTGGACCGCCGTTGTGGGCATCCTGAACAACCTGGCCCTCATTGTCCTGGCGGTGGTGGGCTCCTACGTTGTGGCGCTGGCTGTGATGAGGCAGGAGCCCGCAGCCGCCGAATGGTGGGTTGCCGGGGCGGCGGCCGTGGTGTTCAGGGCGGTGTTGACGTGGCATGAGATGGACATCTCGCACAGCATCGCGTACCGGATCCTGGCCGCGCTGCGCATGGCGCTCTTTGACGGTTTCGCGCGCGGCGTCCCTTCCCGCACGCCGGACCAGCACACCGGAAAACTCGCCGCCACGGCCATGGGCGATGTTGAAAAGCTGGAGTTCTTCTACGCCCACACGGTTGCCCAGCTGGCTGGCTCCGCAGTGCTGTTCGTGGCCGGGGTGGCTGCGGTGTGGCCGCTGGGGCCGGGCCTGGCCGTGGCCTTGCTGCTGGGGTTCGTGGCGCTGGTGGCGGTGACGCTCCCGGGATTGCGCCGGGGCGCCGTGCTGGGGGCGAGGGTGCAGGAGGCCAGATCCGGGGTGTCGGTACTCGCCGTGGACCTGCTGGCCGGCACCCGCGAGATCCTGGGTTTCGGACTGCGGGAGCACGCGCAACGCCAACTAAAGGAACAGAGCCTGGCAGTGGATGCCGGCCAGCGCAAGCTCAATTCCTTCCTTGCCTTGGCAGCGTCCTTGCGCGAGCTGTGTGTCCTGGGCACCGTGGTGGCGGTCTTCGTCGCCGCCATCTCACAACCCGGACTGGATTCTGTGTGGTTGCCCGCCCTGGTTGCCGGCACTCTGACTCTCCTGGCTCCAGTGGCCGAGGGCGTTGCCACCGTAACCCAGCTCCAGCCGCACCGTGCCAGCGCCCAGCGCGTTGGGGAGGGCATCAGCCTGCCCTCGGCCGCAAAGGTTTCGGGGCCCCTCGTGGAGTTCAGCTCCCAAGGGCCGCTGGGTCTGGAGGTCCGGAACCTGCAGTTCACGTACGACGACGGCGCGCCGGCTTTGCGCGCGACGTCCCTGTCCGTGGCGCCCGGCGAGCATGTGGGGATCAGCGGCCCATCCGGTGCAGGAAAGACCACGTTGGCCCGGTTGTTGGTGCGCCTGTGGGTGCCGGATTCGGGGAGTATCTCGCTGGTGTCGCGCAGCGGGGAGTCCGTGGACGCCTGGGCCGTGGACGAGGCGTCGTTCCGGCGTATGGTCACGTTGGTGGAGCAGGACGCCCCGGTTTTCCATGGTTCCGTCCTGGACAACATGCGCCTGGCCCAGCCCACGGCAACTGAAGCCGACGTCCTGTCAGCCTTGGACCTGGCCGGGCTTCCGCTCGCTGGCGAACGATGGGCGGATGGCGTGGATACTGTGATCGGCGAGCAAGGGGTGAGCCTGTCCGGTGGTGAGCGTGCCCGCTTCTGTTTGGCGAGGGCCCTGCTGATCAAGCCGAAGATTTTGGTGCTGGATGAAACCACAGCAAGCCTGGACCCTGCCTCGGAGCGTGCTTTGGTGGAGGCTGTTGCTGCAATCGCCGGCGACACCACGGTAATCACCGTGTCCCACAGGGAGTCCACCCTGGCCGCATGCCACCGGCGGGTGCAGCTGGGCTAGCTTCCCGCTCCCGCTTCCCCCGCCCGTCCTCTCGGGCGGGGGAATTGGAGGGCTTAGAACGCGTCGGGGTGGAGGCCCTTGGCGATCTGCTCCACGGCGCGGAGGTTGCCCCAGGTTCCGGGCATGACGTCATCGGAGTCGACGGCCACCAATCGCTGGTTCTTCACTGCGTCTACCTCAGGGAACTTCTCCTGAAGGAAGGTGCGGGTGGCGTCCTCGTGGGCCTTGTCCAAGGTGGTGAACACGATGACCTCGGGGTTCTTCTGTACAAGTGTCTCCGGAGAGATCATGGCAGAGAAGAACGTGGCGAAGGCTTCATCGGACGGGCTGAAGAGGTTCTCGCCACCGGCAGTCTTGATCATGTCGTACTCGATTCCCGCCCCGATGGCCGCAATGGAGTTCCCCTCAACAAACAGCTCCACCACGGTGGGCTTCTCTTTGCCTTCCACCTTTGATGCAACCGAAGCCAGCATCTCAGCTGCTTCCGTCCGAACGGCTGACGTACGCTCACCCGCGCCAACCACAGCGCCGATGTTCTCGATATCCGTGAGGATGTCCTTGACCTCGGCCTTGCTCCGGCGTTCCATGCAGCCCGCCGTTGCTATGTAGGACTCAGAGCCTGCAGCTTTGAGTTGTTCGATGCTCGCAAAGCCCTGCTCGGCAGTGAACTCATACGCTGTGGGGGAGTAGACGAAATCGGGGTTGGCGCCCAACAGGACTTCGCGCGACGGCGGCATCTGATCACTCAACCGCTGCACGTTACCGCGCTCTTTAAGTTCCGGCAGCAGCTCGCTGCCTTTGCTCTGTGCCTCGGCCACTACCTTGTCCGCGGCGCCCAGCTTCACCAACAGCTCGGACTGTCCGGGAGTCATGGCCACCACCCGCTGGGGCACGGAGGTGAAGGTCAGGGTGCGGCCGCAGTTCTCGATTGCTCCCGCGGGCTGCGCAGCGACACCGGCGTTTTCCTTGGCAGGTGTTTGGCTGACCGCTTGACCGCAGCCGGACAACAGCATTCCGCTGAGTGTCATCACGCTCAGGACCGCAGCGGTTTTGGGCAGGGTGGATTTCTTCATGTGTGTGCCTCCAGTTGGGTTGTATCGGGTGATGGGTACGTTCAATGGCGGGCGGCGGAGAAGTCCGCATCCTGGCTGGGCGGGGGCGTCTGTTCCGGCGTCTTCGCTGCAATGGCGATCAGCGCCCGCCCGGTCAAAGGATGCTCCAGCGTCCGGGATTCAACACCGAAACAGCGGCGGACCAGTTGGGGGTCCAGCAGCGTTGACGGCGGACCGAAAGCCTGCAGCCGCCCGGACTGCAGCACTGCCACCTGGTCACAGAATTCAGCCGCCAGGTTCATGTCATGCAGGGCGGCCAGCACGGTCCTTCCCCGCGAAGTGACCAGATGCATGAGCTCCAGTTGGAAGGCGACATCGAGGTGGTTGGTAGGTTCGTCCAGGACCAGGACCGGTGCTTCCTGAACGAGCGCCCGCGCCAGGAGGACCCGCTGCTTTTCCCCGCCGGACAACCCCGCAAAGTAGCGGTCCGTCAGGGAGGAGGCTCCGACGTCGAGCATTGCTTGGTGGACGAGGTGGTGATCCCGGTCTGAATCCGCACCAAACCCGCGCTGATGCGGGGCGCGGCCCAGCATCACAACCTCGCGGGCCGTCATGGGAAAGTCCTGACTGGATTCCTGGGCCATCACGGCCACGCGGAGCGCGGCCTGCCGGGAGGTAAGGGCGCGAACATCCCGGCCGCCTATGGTGACGGTCCCCGAGGTGGGTTTGTTCACCCGGTACAGGGCACGCAAAAGAGTGGATTTGCCGCATCCGTTGGGCCCCAGAATGCCAACCACGGAGCCGCTGGGTGCAGTAAAAGTGACGTCGTGAACCACCGGAGTGCCGCCAAGGGCGATGCTGACGTTGAGGAATTCCACCTTCATCGTTTGATGCCACCCCTTACAGCGCCGTTGCCGCGCATGAGCCACAGGAAGAAGGGCGCTCCGACGGCAGCGGTGAGGATGCCCAACGGAATCTCGGCCGGTTGCGCCACCGTGCG includes the following:
- a CDS encoding ABC transporter ATP-binding protein, which encodes MSLTARTPRNPLLGLVPHMSGEWAGIVWTAVVGILNNLALIVLAVVGSYVVALAVMRQEPAAAEWWVAGAAAVVFRAVLTWHEMDISHSIAYRILAALRMALFDGFARGVPSRTPDQHTGKLAATAMGDVEKLEFFYAHTVAQLAGSAVLFVAGVAAVWPLGPGLAVALLLGFVALVAVTLPGLRRGAVLGARVQEARSGVSVLAVDLLAGTREILGFGLREHAQRQLKEQSLAVDAGQRKLNSFLALAASLRELCVLGTVVAVFVAAISQPGLDSVWLPALVAGTLTLLAPVAEGVATVTQLQPHRASAQRVGEGISLPSAAKVSGPLVEFSSQGPLGLEVRNLQFTYDDGAPALRATSLSVAPGEHVGISGPSGAGKTTLARLLVRLWVPDSGSISLVSRSGESVDAWAVDEASFRRMVTLVEQDAPVFHGSVLDNMRLAQPTATEADVLSALDLAGLPLAGERWADGVDTVIGEQGVSLSGGERARFCLARALLIKPKILVLDETTASLDPASERALVEAVAAIAGDTTVITVSHRESTLAACHRRVQLG
- a CDS encoding ATP-binding cassette domain-containing protein encodes the protein MTAGHRGRLAGVTALLCVTTASYWLQAWFLAQALAALVVLVRVPGNPDGGTYVPLAPYLAGVLACGLGRLVIQQFHARLASSLGSGVRLQVRRKLADSLLQPERLRDTSDRGGARRLALSEGVDGVDSYISQYIPHAFQVQIVVPALLVWIACLNPLLALALALAVAVAVGAPKLWGKALAKRGKQHWDSYEALSADFLEALQGMRTLKILHAVPRTRARLHHRSQELHKATVSTMRTSLVDTALADFGIQSGMLAAAALAAYAALGQRPLPGPETAAITYFLLMLSSEVFRPVRDLARQWHAGYLGLSALGSIDAAGGADARGDSTLTGEGQARSAQVDPSAPGMRPGVVPPGRLTLQNVSFRYSAADPWVLRDASAEIQPGGLTALAGVSGAGKSTLFDLLLGFLPAGEGRIRLDGQPLRPSDVSVVSQRSYLFPGTIRENLRVVAPAATEEEIQRVVEIAGLADDLRQWPHGLDTVLSEGGGSVSGGQLQRLSIARALLVDRPVLLLDEPTSALNTELAGRVLEGLRREAGRRIVLMIAHRPEALAAADTVLRLAHGQLHTQQQEAATL
- a CDS encoding ABC transporter ATP-binding protein gives rise to the protein MKVEFLNVSIALGGTPVVHDVTFTAPSGSVVGILGPNGCGKSTLLRALYRVNKPTSGTVTIGGRDVRALTSRQAALRVAVMAQESSQDFPMTAREVVMLGRAPHQRGFGADSDRDHHLVHQAMLDVGASSLTDRYFAGLSGGEKQRVLLARALVQEAPVLVLDEPTNHLDVAFQLELMHLVTSRGRTVLAALHDMNLAAEFCDQVAVLQSGRLQAFGPPSTLLDPQLVRRCFGVESRTLEHPLTGRALIAIAAKTPEQTPPPSQDADFSAARH
- a CDS encoding ABC transporter substrate-binding protein — its product is MKKSTLPKTAAVLSVMTLSGMLLSGCGQAVSQTPAKENAGVAAQPAGAIENCGRTLTFTSVPQRVVAMTPGQSELLVKLGAADKVVAEAQSKGSELLPELKERGNVQRLSDQMPPSREVLLGANPDFVYSPTAYEFTAEQGFASIEQLKAAGSESYIATAGCMERRSKAEVKDILTDIENIGAVVGAGERTSAVRTEAAEMLASVASKVEGKEKPTVVELFVEGNSIAAIGAGIEYDMIKTAGGENLFSPSDEAFATFFSAMISPETLVQKNPEVIVFTTLDKAHEDATRTFLQEKFPEVDAVKNQRLVAVDSDDVMPGTWGNLRAVEQIAKGLHPDAF